Proteins co-encoded in one Pirellulales bacterium genomic window:
- a CDS encoding amidohydrolase family protein: MALVLQNALLCDIDPPRVELGSLRIDGGKIAARGEVQPAAGDNIVDCGGAVVLPGLVNGHTHLYSALAVGMPAPPRPPKNFLAILQLVWWRLDRALDEESILTSALMGALQAARCGTTTLIDHHASPQCIAGSLDLVERGLLQVGIRGVLCYETTDRNGRAGREAGLAENRRYLQKCRTNRSGRFAGLVGAHAAFTLEDESLDLSARMAEEFHTGVHIHVAEDPCDEEACRREHGLALMERLERHGLVQPATIFAHGTHLHAAAIERVNAVGLTLAHNPRSNMNNSVGYTPVAKFRAPVMLGTDGIGADMFTEARQAWFKACDAQQGLTPNHVLRMLAASARRASAALGVTLGQLAVGAEADVVITDYVPFTLLTADNLAAHFIFAIGAQHVRDVLVSGDYVQQDRRVVTCNEATACQEAVSVSGRLWERMAAIPAP, from the coding sequence ATGGCATTGGTGCTGCAAAACGCGCTTTTGTGCGATATTGATCCGCCGCGCGTGGAATTGGGCAGCCTGCGAATCGACGGCGGGAAAATTGCCGCCCGGGGAGAGGTGCAGCCGGCGGCCGGCGATAACATAGTCGATTGCGGCGGGGCGGTGGTGTTGCCGGGCTTAGTCAATGGCCACACCCATTTGTATTCGGCCTTGGCGGTGGGCATGCCTGCGCCGCCGCGGCCGCCAAAAAACTTTCTGGCGATTTTGCAGTTGGTTTGGTGGCGGCTGGATCGGGCGCTCGATGAGGAATCGATTTTAACCTCCGCATTGATGGGCGCGCTACAGGCCGCTCGTTGCGGCACGACCACGCTCATCGATCATCACGCTTCACCCCAGTGCATTGCCGGATCGCTCGATCTCGTGGAGCGCGGGCTCTTGCAAGTGGGAATACGGGGCGTGCTGTGCTACGAAACTACCGACCGCAACGGCCGCGCCGGTCGAGAGGCCGGGCTGGCAGAAAATCGACGCTATTTGCAAAAGTGCCGAACGAATCGCTCCGGGCGGTTTGCCGGGCTGGTGGGGGCGCATGCGGCGTTCACGCTGGAGGATGAATCGCTCGATCTGTCAGCGCGCATGGCCGAGGAATTCCACACAGGGGTGCACATTCACGTCGCGGAAGATCCCTGCGATGAGGAAGCTTGCCGCCGCGAGCATGGCCTGGCGCTCATGGAACGTCTGGAGCGGCACGGCCTGGTGCAGCCGGCGACTATTTTCGCGCATGGCACACATTTACATGCGGCAGCGATTGAGCGGGTCAATGCCGTCGGGCTAACGCTGGCGCACAATCCGCGGTCGAACATGAACAACTCGGTCGGGTACACGCCGGTGGCAAAGTTTCGCGCGCCGGTGATGCTGGGAACCGACGGCATTGGCGCCGACATGTTTACCGAAGCTCGGCAGGCCTGGTTCAAAGCGTGCGATGCCCAACAGGGTTTAACGCCAAACCACGTATTGCGAATGCTGGCGGCATCGGCGCGGCGGGCTTCGGCGGCGCTGGGAGTGACACTGGGGCAGCTTGCCGTGGGGGCAGAAGCCGACGTGGTGATTACCGATTATGTCCCCTTCACGCTGCTGACTGCCGATAATTTGGCGGCGCACTTCATTTTTGCCATCGGCGCGCAGCATGTGCGCGATGTGCTGGTTAGCGGCGACTATGTGCAGCAGGATCGACGCGTGGTAACCTGCAATGAGGCAACCGCTTGCCAGGAAGCGGTCAGCGTATCGGGCCGGCTGTGGGAAAGAATGGCGGCCATTCCGGCGCCCTAA
- the thrC gene encoding threonine synthase: TRSHWRYRELLPLDENFCPTQGHLGWTPIIEAPRLAQALGIARLRLKDDGRNPSGSFKDRPSSVGVQRAMQEGMQTIACASTGNAASSLAYSAAVAGLACNIFVGKNVPPGKLAQQLAYGARVFRVQGTYAQAYDLCTQACQKFGWYNRNAAINPYLVEGKKTGGLEAAEQCADDPPEWIACSVGDGCSIAGVHKGVVEMKAVGITNWTARMLGVQAEGVAPIAEAFKTGKLDRSGTGDTYADSINVPVPRNWRKAVNAVRESNGTYVTATDAEIMQAVPLTGRLTGVFAEPAAATAIAGIAVAREQGILTAKSSVLAMITGNGLKDIVGALKAVGEPFDVQPTLDAVLAIVEKS, from the coding sequence GCACCCGGTCGCATTGGCGATATCGGGAGCTCTTGCCGCTGGACGAAAATTTTTGCCCCACGCAGGGGCACTTGGGGTGGACGCCCATCATCGAAGCCCCGCGGCTGGCCCAGGCGCTGGGCATTGCCCGGTTGAGATTGAAAGACGATGGGCGGAATCCGTCCGGCTCGTTCAAAGATCGGCCCAGCTCCGTCGGCGTGCAACGGGCGATGCAGGAGGGAATGCAGACGATTGCCTGCGCCTCGACCGGAAATGCCGCCAGCAGCTTGGCCTACTCGGCAGCGGTGGCCGGTTTGGCCTGCAATATTTTTGTCGGAAAAAATGTGCCGCCAGGAAAGCTGGCCCAACAGTTGGCGTACGGAGCGAGGGTATTCCGGGTGCAAGGCACGTACGCCCAGGCTTACGATTTGTGCACGCAGGCCTGCCAGAAGTTCGGCTGGTACAATCGGAATGCAGCCATCAATCCGTATTTGGTGGAAGGGAAAAAAACCGGCGGGTTGGAGGCGGCCGAGCAGTGTGCCGACGATCCGCCGGAGTGGATCGCGTGCAGCGTGGGAGACGGCTGCTCGATTGCCGGCGTCCACAAGGGCGTGGTGGAAATGAAAGCCGTCGGCATTACCAATTGGACGGCCCGGATGCTGGGCGTGCAAGCGGAAGGCGTCGCACCCATTGCAGAAGCCTTCAAAACCGGCAAGCTGGACCGCTCCGGAACCGGCGACACCTACGCCGACAGTATTAATGTGCCCGTGCCACGAAATTGGCGCAAGGCAGTAAATGCCGTGCGGGAGAGCAACGGAACCTACGTGACGGCGACCGATGCAGAAATCATGCAGGCAGTGCCGCTGACCGGACGGTTGACAGGCGTGTTTGCGGAGCCGGCCGCAGCGACTGCAATTGCCGGAATTGCCGTGGCGCGCGAGCAGGGAATTCTCACCGCCAAATCAAGCGTGCTGGCCATGATTACCGGCAACGGCTTGAAAGATATTGTCGGCGCCTTAAAGGCAGTGGGCGAACCGTTTGACGTGCAGCCGACGCTGGATGCCGTGCTGGCGATTGTGGAGAAATCGTGA
- a CDS encoding polysaccharide lyase family 8 super-sandwich domain-containing protein: MALVRNEVTLPQIATTAMRPVAQTIAVVIALAVLLVTPPADADDLATITQRVTAQLLSSVPSTSTVQGYMNSLQSNGSWSDINYANMAQTNWTPLTHLQRLEAMAEDYSSSSSTLYHNATLGADISNAYNYWISVDPQSTNWFDNDIATPQNLGQTMVLVSNSILSPSQISLGQNILARAKGDIPSQTGQNVVDEAIAGIYSAIVSGSNSDMSSAFGSIGGTITVISAHSNGNGIQADHSYEFHGPQLYMGGYGTSYINDTLNWAAIGAGTQYDQNSITTNQLHLLVDYLLDGTQWFIRGKTMDLTADGRQVTFSSFVGAGDGFVTAINNALALGTYRQSELQAFLARQQATISSGQASTTANVLSGNRDFFDSEAMVQQRAGYYASVKVTSTRTSQPEQGNSQGLKNLYLGDGVNQIMVTGNEYLGIQPSWNWRRLPGTTVEQDSRSLTPPGTFGATKGTTAYAGGVSDETYGAEAFAYNRFDVAAQKSWFFFNNEEVALGGAINAPNATSEVDTTLNQCLLTSTVSYETTASSTIQTLTTGTVTPTNLKWVYQGGVGYFFLTPVSNATIMAVAQSGTWAALNTAESSSTVTQNVFTLYINHGTAVNNGSYSYIVVPNTTAAQMDSYFASTPIQFIRNDATVQAVRNSALDLTEAAFYAADSFTMVPGQTVGVNAPSTIMLQRPQANVLKLSASNPQAAALALQVQLTGVTLSGSTSTWFDALGNATATFNLPGGNLGGSTSGITLSSDGNANPTVSLTSNDQLTNSTYAVSSAIALPNNTTFNADQFSTLSFTNTISGLHSITKTGAGTLALSGSNNFAGGLIINGGYVRALSVGAPGSGSINANATGTLVIGANLTNPIALFGGALAFTGAPTFSGNLTAEPGTTSTIESFDPLAPTTSVNETFTGNLQGSGNIILQNATGITSPDGGQGFRINAANSSNFSGTITLSHNVKSELFGTTSGSTTPVGTGTIVLTAGDAALGGTVNTVTTTGGYSELNLRNNTTGSQIYGNNVQVVGSGLVVLNPLGTAAAGLSDTLGSLTIGGGQQLGIYLASSANSHPIVFQSVTLDGGVATFAPKINGFGASNSTGADLYLGTISESVAGSGINMSGLRTLFLTGADTYTGATTVSGGALQLNNSLALQDSTLNYNNQGGTLSFGTLTSATFGGLSGSQDLALTNTSSAPVALTLGNNTATYFGALSGGGSLIQNGPGTTQFLGTSTYTGTTTITSGTLSLLASNAIAKTSQVILGGGTFATNGFGQDFTTSASPATLGLTANSILDFGAGGANSVKFADSHANSWSGTLAVNNWTFGADHLMVGTSGAGLTATQLNDIQFADFVPGASITGVANSIASAGEVTPRIGDINQDGSVNSIDLVALMQAMIDLGASGTSDINSYAYQHPAFSNADIKFILDVNGDGRDTNADVQALINYLLAGHGNTSPVPEPSAWVLLALGAVWLVRQKRRD, translated from the coding sequence ATGGCGCTAGTGCGGAACGAGGTTACGTTGCCGCAGATTGCTACAACCGCGATGCGTCCCGTAGCACAGACCATTGCTGTGGTAATCGCGCTGGCCGTGCTGCTAGTTACACCCCCAGCGGATGCTGACGATCTTGCTACGATCACGCAGCGGGTCACAGCACAACTGCTTTCGTCGGTGCCCTCTACCTCCACCGTTCAAGGCTACATGAATAGCCTGCAATCGAACGGCAGTTGGTCCGACATTAACTATGCCAACATGGCCCAAACCAATTGGACTCCGCTCACGCATTTGCAGCGCCTGGAGGCCATGGCCGAAGATTATTCCAGCAGCTCCAGTACGTTGTACCACAACGCCACGCTGGGAGCCGATATTTCCAACGCCTACAATTATTGGATTTCCGTCGATCCGCAAAGCACCAACTGGTTCGATAACGATATCGCCACGCCGCAAAACTTGGGGCAAACCATGGTGTTGGTGAGCAATTCCATTCTTAGCCCCAGCCAAATTTCGTTGGGGCAAAACATTTTGGCGCGGGCCAAGGGCGACATTCCCAGCCAGACCGGTCAAAACGTCGTCGACGAAGCCATTGCCGGAATCTACAGCGCCATTGTTTCCGGCAGCAACTCCGACATGTCCAGTGCCTTCGGCTCCATCGGCGGCACCATCACCGTGATTAGCGCCCATAGCAATGGCAACGGAATCCAGGCCGACCACAGTTACGAATTTCACGGGCCGCAACTTTACATGGGCGGTTATGGCACTTCGTACATTAACGATACGCTCAATTGGGCCGCGATCGGCGCAGGAACACAATATGACCAAAATTCCATCACCACCAATCAGCTGCATCTGCTGGTGGACTATCTGCTCGACGGAACGCAATGGTTTATCCGCGGTAAGACCATGGATTTAACCGCCGACGGTCGGCAAGTTACGTTTTCCAGCTTTGTTGGCGCCGGCGATGGCTTTGTTACCGCCATCAATAATGCCTTGGCGCTGGGGACGTATCGGCAATCCGAGCTGCAGGCGTTTCTGGCTCGCCAGCAGGCCACCATTTCCTCCGGACAAGCCAGCACCACGGCGAACGTCCTATCGGGCAATCGAGATTTCTTCGATTCCGAAGCCATGGTCCAGCAACGGGCCGGTTATTACGCCTCGGTCAAAGTTACTTCCACCAGAACGAGCCAGCCGGAGCAGGGCAACAGCCAAGGTTTGAAAAATTTGTATTTGGGCGACGGCGTCAACCAGATTATGGTCACCGGCAATGAATATCTAGGTATTCAGCCCAGTTGGAACTGGCGTCGCCTGCCGGGCACCACCGTCGAACAAGATTCGCGCTCCCTAACGCCTCCCGGGACGTTTGGTGCAACCAAAGGCACCACGGCTTATGCCGGCGGCGTGTCGGACGAAACGTACGGAGCAGAAGCGTTCGCTTATAACCGCTTCGATGTCGCCGCACAGAAAAGCTGGTTCTTCTTCAATAATGAAGAAGTTGCCCTGGGCGGCGCCATCAACGCGCCCAATGCCACCAGCGAAGTCGATACCACGCTCAATCAATGCCTGCTCACCAGCACGGTTTCCTACGAGACCACCGCCAGTTCCACCATTCAGACGTTGACCACCGGCACGGTCACGCCGACGAATCTTAAATGGGTATACCAAGGAGGCGTGGGTTACTTCTTCCTTACGCCGGTCAGCAATGCCACGATTATGGCCGTCGCCCAGTCGGGCACTTGGGCTGCGCTGAACACGGCGGAAAGTTCCTCCACGGTCACGCAAAACGTATTCACGCTGTACATCAACCATGGCACGGCCGTCAACAACGGCAGCTACAGCTACATTGTCGTGCCCAATACCACGGCCGCGCAAATGGATTCGTACTTTGCTTCCACGCCGATCCAATTCATCCGCAACGACGCCACGGTTCAAGCCGTTCGAAACTCGGCGCTAGACCTGACCGAAGCCGCGTTTTATGCCGCCGATTCCTTTACGATGGTTCCCGGCCAAACGGTCGGGGTGAATGCGCCTTCCACCATCATGCTTCAGCGCCCCCAAGCCAATGTGCTGAAGCTTTCCGCCTCCAACCCGCAAGCGGCGGCACTTGCGCTGCAAGTCCAACTGACCGGTGTGACGCTCTCCGGTTCCACATCCACGTGGTTCGATGCCCTGGGAAACGCCACGGCTACCTTCAACTTACCCGGCGGCAACCTGGGTGGCTCCACCAGCGGCATTACGCTCAGCTCCGATGGCAACGCCAATCCCACGGTTTCGCTCACCAGCAACGACCAATTGACCAACTCCACTTATGCCGTGAGCTCCGCGATTGCCCTGCCCAATAACACCACGTTCAACGCCGATCAGTTCTCGACGCTCAGCTTCACGAATACCATTAGCGGACTGCATTCCATCACCAAAACCGGAGCGGGCACGCTTGCTCTTTCCGGCTCCAACAATTTCGCTGGCGGCCTGATCATCAACGGCGGCTATGTTCGAGCGCTCAGCGTCGGTGCGCCGGGAAGCGGATCCATCAACGCCAATGCCACCGGCACGCTGGTCATCGGCGCGAATTTGACCAACCCCATTGCACTTTTCGGCGGTGCGCTGGCATTCACAGGCGCTCCCACATTTTCGGGCAACTTGACCGCCGAGCCAGGAACCACTTCGACCATTGAAAGCTTCGATCCCTTGGCGCCGACCACTAGTGTGAATGAAACATTCACGGGCAATTTGCAAGGCAGTGGCAATATTATCCTGCAGAACGCCACCGGAATCACCTCGCCCGACGGCGGCCAAGGTTTCCGCATCAACGCCGCCAATTCCAGCAATTTCAGCGGCACCATTACGCTTTCGCACAATGTGAAAAGCGAGTTGTTTGGCACGACCTCGGGAAGCACCACGCCTGTCGGCACCGGAACCATTGTGCTCACCGCCGGCGATGCCGCACTGGGAGGCACGGTTAACACCGTGACCACAACCGGCGGTTATTCCGAGCTGAATCTGCGCAACAACACCACTGGCAGCCAAATTTATGGGAACAATGTGCAGGTGGTTGGGTCGGGCCTGGTGGTGCTAAATCCCTTGGGCACGGCGGCCGCAGGGTTGAGCGATACGCTGGGCAGCCTCACCATCGGCGGCGGCCAGCAGTTGGGCATTTATTTGGCCAGTTCCGCCAACAGCCATCCGATTGTGTTCCAATCTGTCACCCTCGACGGCGGCGTGGCCACCTTCGCGCCGAAAATCAACGGCTTCGGCGCCAGCAATTCCACCGGCGCTGATCTGTATTTGGGAACCATCAGCGAATCGGTCGCCGGCTCGGGCATCAACATGTCGGGCCTGCGCACCCTGTTTTTGACCGGCGCCGATACATACACCGGCGCCACTACCGTTAGCGGCGGCGCCTTGCAGCTCAATAATTCCCTGGCGCTACAAGACAGCACGCTGAATTACAACAACCAGGGAGGCACGCTCAGCTTCGGCACGCTCACCAGCGCCACCTTCGGAGGCTTGTCGGGCTCGCAGGATTTGGCGCTGACCAATACATCGTCCGCTCCGGTGGCACTCACGCTGGGGAACAACACCGCCACGTATTTTGGCGCGCTCAGCGGAGGCGGCTCGCTCATTCAAAACGGGCCCGGCACCACACAGTTCCTTGGCACGAGCACCTATACCGGCACAACAACCATCACCAGCGGCACGCTTTCCCTATTGGCCTCCAATGCCATTGCGAAAACTTCGCAGGTTATTCTGGGGGGCGGCACATTCGCCACCAACGGATTTGGCCAAGATTTCACGACCTCGGCCTCACCCGCCACATTGGGGCTTACGGCCAATTCGATTCTCGATTTCGGCGCCGGCGGCGCCAACAGCGTTAAATTTGCCGATTCCCACGCCAATAGTTGGAGCGGAACCTTGGCTGTGAACAATTGGACGTTCGGCGCCGACCATTTGATGGTCGGGACCAGTGGCGCCGGTCTGACCGCTACTCAATTGAACGACATCCAATTCGCCGATTTCGTACCAGGCGCTTCGATCACGGGCGTGGCAAATAGCATTGCCAGCGCCGGAGAAGTAACGCCCCGCATCGGCGATATTAATCAAGATGGCTCAGTCAATTCCATTGATCTCGTGGCCTTGATGCAAGCCATGATTGATCTCGGCGCCAGCGGCACTAGTGACATCAATAGTTATGCGTACCAGCATCCGGCGTTCAGCAATGCGGACATCAAATTCATTTTGGATGTGAACGGCGACGGCCGCGACACTAACGCCGACGTTCAGGCGCTAATCAATTACCTTCTTGCCGGCCACGGCAATACTTCGCCGGTGCCCGAGCCCAGCGCTTGGGTGCTGCTGGCTTTAGGCGCAGTATGGCTCGTTCGACAAAAGCGGCGAGATTAA